Part of the Candidatus Thiothrix putei genome, TCAAACGGCATTCGTGCTTCAAAAGCATTTTCGGATAATACCCGCTTACAAAAACCATGAATGGTAAATACCGCCGCTTCGTCGAAACTTACCAATGCCAATTGCAAGCGCTGAATGCAGTCATGCAACGGAGTTTCTGTCAGCAATACTTCATACGTTTCCTCATGTGGGCGCTCTTCCAGAAAGGCCAAGGCATCTGCCAAACGCTTACGGATACGGTCACGTAACTCAGCGGTTGCCGCTTCGGTATAAGTCACTACCAAAACCTTGTCGACGGTTAGGCCATAGACAGCAATGAGGCGCAGGTAGAGCCAGGAAATTGTCCAGGTTTTACCGGTTCCGGCGCTGGCTTCGATCAGGTTGGTTCCCACTAAGGATACTGTTTGGGCATTCAGTGTTTGCATGGCAGTGTTCAACAATATTTCATTTAAGTGTCAACCGAATCTGAGCTTAATCGTTATTCATATTGAACAAAGCCCATAGAGTCCCCTAAATAGTTCATTATAAAAATTTCAATAGCCCTTAATACCTTAACCCCTCCTGCGCCGGAGGGTTTTTATTTTAATGCCGTTTCATCAAGCGTTCTTTTTCACGACCCCAGTCACGTTCTTTTTCGGAATCGCGCTTGTCGTGTTGTTGTTTACCTTTTGCCAAACCGATTTCAACTTTGACACGGTTATTTTTCCAATACATCGCCAAGGGTACAACGGTATAACCCTTGCGATCGACCGCGTTATTGAGCTTGACGATTTCGGTATCGTGCAGTAACAGTTTGCGGGTGCGCAAGGAATCAGGAATGATGTGGGTGGAGGCGGATAATAAGGCGCTGATGTGTGCGCCAAACAAAAACACTTCGCCTTTTTCGAGAATCACATAACTTTCTTTGAGCTGGATGCGCCCTGCCCTAAGGCTTTTCACTTCC contains:
- the smpB gene encoding SsrA-binding protein SmpB, encoding MAKATTKKKSAPGSKSIAVNRQARHDYYIEQTFEAGLVLQGWEVKSLRAGRIQLKESYVILEKGEVFLFGAHISALLSASTHIIPDSLRTRKLLLHDTEIVKLNNAVDRKGYTVVPLAMYWKNNRVKVEIGLAKGKQQHDKRDSEKERDWGREKERLMKRH